The DNA region CGTCCGCACCGACCAGGCTCGCCTTGGCGATGCGGCCGTCGTACAGCAGCACCTGGATGTCCGCGGCGTGCGCGATCACATGATTGTTGGTCAGCACATAGCCCTGTCCCTGGGCGCTGACGATGACACCGGAACCCAGGGTCTGCTCGCGGTGCTGGAAGGTGGTGGGCTGGCCGCCGAACAATTGCTGCAGCACCGGGTTGTCGTACATCCGCACGGCCTGCTCGGTGACGATCTTGTTCGCATAGATGTTGACCACCGACGGCGCCGCGGCAGCCACCGCGTCGGCGTACGAGACCGGGCCGTTGCCGACGTGGCCTTGGCTGGCGTGCTGTGCCGGCGGCGCGGTCAGGCCGAAGCGTTCGCGCAGACGTTCGCCGCTGCCGGGCCAGAACAGGCCGACCACGAAGGCCATGGCCAAGCCGAGGACGGCGAAGCGCGCGATGAAGAGGAGCGTGCCGGCGGCATGTTTCATGTCGAAAGGAAAGGGTCCCGGCAATCGTGGCGAGTGTTGCGGCGGCTGGACTTCGCCGCGATGCGGTTTATTGTACGGGGCGGGGCCTGACGCTACACTAACGCGATTTTTGCGGGGCCCCAAACCCCACTGGCATGACATTGCAAGTACCGGAGAGCCTGATGGCGAACGAAGTCGTCGATCATGGCCGCCGCCGCTTCCTGACAGCAACCACCGCGGTGGTTGGTGGCATCGGAATCGTGTCGGCGGCTGTGCCCTTCATCAAGTCGTGGGAACCCAGCGCGCGCGCCAAGGCCGCTGGCGCTCCGGTCACCCAGTCGCTGGCCAAGATCGAGGCGGGGCAGATGCTGACCGTGTCGTGGCGCAGCCTGCCGGTGTTCGTGCTCAACCGCACCAAGGCACAGCTGGCCACGCTGCCGCAGGTCGATTCGCGCCTGGTGGACCCCAAGTCCGACGGCGCCTCCGCCGACCAGCAACCGAAGTACGCGCAGAACGAGGCACGCTCGATCAAGCCGGAATGGCTGGTGGTGATCGGCATCTGCACGCACCTGGGCTGCGTGCCCGACTTCGTGCCCGAGATCAAGCCCGAGCCGTTCGACCCGGAGTGGAAGGGCGGCTTCTACTGCCCCTGCCACAAGTCGCGCTACGACCTGGCCGGTCGCGTCTACGCCGGCGTGCCGGCGCCGAAGAACCTGCCGGTGCCGCCGTACCATTTCATCGACGACAGCACCATCCAGATTGGCGTGGATCCGAAGGAGGCTGGCTAATGGCCAACGTATTCACGAGCATCGGTGACTGGGTCAACGAGCGCGCACCGGGCATGATGCCGATGTATCGCGCGCACATGACCGAATACTACGCACCGAAGAACTTCAACCTCTGGTACTACTTCGGTTCGCTGGCGCTGCTGGTGCTGGTCAACCAGATCGTCACCGGCATCTTCCTCACCATGAACTACAACCCGAGCGCGGCGGGAGCCTTCGCCTCGGTCGAGTACATCATGCGTGACGTGGAGTGGGGCTGGCTGATCCGCTACATGCACTCCACCGGCGCCTCGCTGTTCTTCGTGGTGGTGTTCCTGCACATGTTCCGCGGCATCATGTACGGCTCGTACAAGAAGCCGCGCGAGCTGGTGTGGCTGCTCGGCATGCTGATCTTCCTGGTGCTGATGGCCGAAGCGTTCATGGGCTACGTGCTGCCGTGGGGCAACATGTCGTTCTGGGGCGCCAAGGTGATCATCTCGCTGTTCGGCACGATTCCCTACATCGGCGGCGACCTGGTCGAGTGGATCATGGGCGACTTCCTGCCGGCCGATGCCACGCTGAACCGCTTCTTCGCGCTGCACGTGATCGCGCTGCCGATCGTGCTGCTGCTGCTGGTGGTGCTGCACATCGCCGCGCTGCACGAGGTGGGCTCGAACAACCCGGACGGCGTGGAGATCAAGAAAGGTCCCAAGGGCAACCGCTGGGATGCGCTGAAGCCGACCGACGGCATCCCGTTCCATCCGTACTACACGGTGAAGGACCTGGTCGGCGTGGGCTTCTTCCTGCTGATCGCCGCGTTCATCATCTTCTTCGCGCCGACCTTCGGCGGCTGGTTCCTGGAACACGACAACTTCATTCCGGCGAACAACCTAGCGACACCGTCGCACATCAAGCCGGTGTGGTACTTCACCCCGTTCTACGCGATCGTGCGCATGATCCCGTCCTTCCTCGGCTCGGCCGTGTGGGGTGTGATCGCGATGTTCGGCTCGATCGGCGTGCTGTTCGCGATGCCGTGGCTGGATCGCGGCAAGGTCAAGTCGATCCGCTACCGCGGCACCGGCTTCAAGGTGGCGCTGGGCCTGTTCGTGCTGTCGTTCTTCATGCTCGGCGCGGTGGGCGCGGGCATCACCGCCGAGGTGATCCCGGTCTGGTTCGGCGACATCGACGTGACGTTCTGGGAGAACCTGTTCGGCCGCGTGATGACGGCGATCTACTTCGGGTTCTTCGCATTCCTTTGGGCCTATACATACTTCGGCTGGGAAAAGACCAAGCCGGTTCCGGAACGGGTGACGACGCATGACTAAGCGGCAGCTGCTAATGAAGCGATACATCTTCCCGGTGGCGTTGGCGTTCAGTCTGATCGTCGGCAGCGTGTCGGTGCATGCGTCGGAGGAAGGCGGCCTGCCCCATGCCGGCACCAATGTGCAGGACCAGGCTTCGCTGCAGCGGGGCGCCAAGCTGTTCTTCAACTACTGCGTCGGCTGCCACTCGCTGAAGTACATGCGTTACGAGCGGATCGCCAGCGACCTGGGGCTGACCGAGCAGGACGTGATGCAGAACCTCAACTTCACCGGCGCCAAGTTCGGTGAAACCGTGGTTTCGCACATGCCGGAAGAGTCGGCCGCCAAGTGGTTCGGCAAGGCTCCGCCGGACCTGTCGCTGGAAGTGCGCGCAAAGGGCGCCGACTGGGTCTACGCCTACCTCAACTCGTTCTACCTGGACCCGAGCCGCCCGGTGGGTTGGAACAACACGGTGTTCCCGAACGCGTCGATGCCGTTCCCGCTGTGGGAGCTGCAGGGCCTGCAGACTGCGGAAATGAAGCCGGCCAAGGCTGGCGAGGATCCGGCGGTGGAGAAGCTGGTGCTGTCGCAGCCGGGCAAGCTGACCCCGGTGCAGTTCCAGCAGGCCACTCGTGACCTGACGGCCTTCCTGGAATACGCTTCCGAACCGGCTGCTTTGCAGCGCCATCACTACGGTATCTGGGTGCTGCTGTTCCTGGCGTTCTTCACCTTCCTGGCCGCCATGCTGAAGAAGGAATACTGGAAGGACGTCCACTGAGCCCGGATGGCATTATCCGACTGCGGCGGCCACGAGCCGCCGCAGTCGTCTCACCGATGGGGAATCGCGCATGGTCCCAAGCGCTCGCTCGCGTAGCGTACTGACGCTCTACACCACCGCCGACGACGTGCAATGTCATCGCGCCCGGCTGGTGCTGGCCGCCAAAGGGGTCAGCTATGAACGGGTCCTGGTGGATCCGGCCAAGCCGCCGGAAGACCTGGTCGACCTGAACCCGTATGCCAGTACGCCGACCCTGGTCGATCGCGACCTCACCCTGTTCGATACTTCGGTGGTCTGCGAATACCTCGACGAGCGCTACCCGCATCCGCCGCTGATGCCGATCGATCCGCAGTCGCGTGCGCGTCTGCGGGTGGCCGCGGTACGCATCGAGAAGGACTGGCTGACCGAGGTGGACATCATCCGCGCCGGCGGCCGGCCCGCGGATGCAGCGCGCAAGCGCCTGCGCGGACACCTGCTGTCCTCGGTCCCGCTGTTCAAGGCCGCGAAATTCTTTCTCAACCCGGAAATGAGCCTGGCCGACTGCCTGGTGGCGCCGGTGATCTGGCGGCTGCCCTGGCTGGGCGTGGATCTGGGGCGCGAGGGCAAGCCGGTGATCGATTACGGCGAGCGTTTGTTCCATAGTCAGGGTTTTGCGCGCAGCATGACCGATCAGGAAAAGGCGATGCGGCAAGTCCATGAGCAAGAATGAAGCAGTACCGATGACCACCAATCGCCCGTACCTTCTGCGGGCGATCTATGACTGGATCAGCGACAACAACCTGACCCCGTACGTGCTGGTCGACGCGGGGTTCGCCGGCGTGCGGGTGCCGCCGCAGGTGGTCAAGAACGGCCAGGTGGTGCTCAACCTGGCGATGCGCG from Rhodanobacter soli includes:
- the petA gene encoding ubiquinol-cytochrome c reductase iron-sulfur subunit; this encodes MANEVVDHGRRRFLTATTAVVGGIGIVSAAVPFIKSWEPSARAKAAGAPVTQSLAKIEAGQMLTVSWRSLPVFVLNRTKAQLATLPQVDSRLVDPKSDGASADQQPKYAQNEARSIKPEWLVVIGICTHLGCVPDFVPEIKPEPFDPEWKGGFYCPCHKSRYDLAGRVYAGVPAPKNLPVPPYHFIDDSTIQIGVDPKEAG
- a CDS encoding cytochrome b, giving the protein MANVFTSIGDWVNERAPGMMPMYRAHMTEYYAPKNFNLWYYFGSLALLVLVNQIVTGIFLTMNYNPSAAGAFASVEYIMRDVEWGWLIRYMHSTGASLFFVVVFLHMFRGIMYGSYKKPRELVWLLGMLIFLVLMAEAFMGYVLPWGNMSFWGAKVIISLFGTIPYIGGDLVEWIMGDFLPADATLNRFFALHVIALPIVLLLLVVLHIAALHEVGSNNPDGVEIKKGPKGNRWDALKPTDGIPFHPYYTVKDLVGVGFFLLIAAFIIFFAPTFGGWFLEHDNFIPANNLATPSHIKPVWYFTPFYAIVRMIPSFLGSAVWGVIAMFGSIGVLFAMPWLDRGKVKSIRYRGTGFKVALGLFVLSFFMLGAVGAGITAEVIPVWFGDIDVTFWENLFGRVMTAIYFGFFAFLWAYTYFGWEKTKPVPERVTTHD
- a CDS encoding cytochrome c1 produces the protein MKRYIFPVALAFSLIVGSVSVHASEEGGLPHAGTNVQDQASLQRGAKLFFNYCVGCHSLKYMRYERIASDLGLTEQDVMQNLNFTGAKFGETVVSHMPEESAAKWFGKAPPDLSLEVRAKGADWVYAYLNSFYLDPSRPVGWNNTVFPNASMPFPLWELQGLQTAEMKPAKAGEDPAVEKLVLSQPGKLTPVQFQQATRDLTAFLEYASEPAALQRHHYGIWVLLFLAFFTFLAAMLKKEYWKDVH
- a CDS encoding glutathione S-transferase N-terminal domain-containing protein encodes the protein MVPSARSRSVLTLYTTADDVQCHRARLVLAAKGVSYERVLVDPAKPPEDLVDLNPYASTPTLVDRDLTLFDTSVVCEYLDERYPHPPLMPIDPQSRARLRVAAVRIEKDWLTEVDIIRAGGRPADAARKRLRGHLLSSVPLFKAAKFFLNPEMSLADCLVAPVIWRLPWLGVDLGREGKPVIDYGERLFHSQGFARSMTDQEKAMRQVHEQE